The nucleotide sequence TCCAGGGGTTAAGGGAATTGCCGAAACTGCCGCCAATCCCCGACAAGACCAAAACCATAATTAAATTATGAAGCCAAATTTTCTGATAAAATTTCCTGATCACCAAAAGTAGAATGGCTGCCATAACCGAAAGGAAATTATTGAGCCAAAAGCTTAAAACAATTTCTAAACCGCCCCAAAGAGCTAAAACATAAAAAAACATTAAAATTCTTTTCCCTCCCCTGAACTTTAAAAGAAACAAGATTGCCAACGTGGCCAGCAAAAAATAGATTAACGCCCCCGACCAACTTAATTCTTCCACCGCGACGGTGCCGGCAACTGTCATTAAATTCAAACGCCAGGAAAAATAGATGCCTAAAGAAAAAACTAATAAAAACAATAATAGCTCTTCCGCGAGCAACACAATTTTATATTTTATTAAAAAATCCCTCAATTTGCCCATGCCTAAATAAAAATGATTATTCTTTAAGTTTACCATAAAAACAACTTGACCCCGAAATTGTCCCCGTTTGGACGGGGACGCAACGGGGCAGGACGAGGATTTTTGAGTAACTTAAAATAATCAGCACACTCCTCCGGTAAGCGCTATGGCGCCTCAAAAAACTTGACAAAAATGCCCTAAAATGCTATAATAAACAAGTAAATAATAATACAAAATTATGTACTGCGAACCATGCCCAGATTGCGGCAAAGATCCTTGCGAATGCGAGGAATGTGGCTGCAAAAAATAATATATCTAAAACAGTCCCGAACACTCGGGACTGTTTTTTATTACAAAAAATATGCTCTTAAATTATTCTGATTATTTCTTCGCTAATCTTCTCCGCCGCGTTAGTGGGGATAATTTTTTTTATATTCTCACTTAAACTCTCCAGCCCCTTTTTGTCTTGAAGCAGTTCTCTAATTTGAGATACAAAACTGGAAACCCCCAAACCGTCTTGCTCTAATAAAATCGCCCCTCCGTTAGCGGAAAAAACTTTAGCATTGGCTTCTTGATGGGAGTCAGGTATGGGGATAATCACGGCCGGTTTGCCCAAGCGGGATAACTCGGTCAGGGTTCCCATACCCGCCCGCGTGACCACTAAGTCGGCAACGACGTAGGCCTCAGCCATTTCGCCGGTTAAAAATTCGTAGGCGTGATAATTTTCAAACTCTCCGGCTTGGATTCTCTTGCCTTTGCCGGTGAGATGGATAACCTGACAAAATTTAATTAATTCCGGGAGCGCTTCCAGAACCAAGTGATTAACCGCCAGCGCGCCGGTACCGCCGCCCAAAATCAGAAGCGTGGGCAAATCGCTTTTCAGACCGAAAAAATGTACTCCTCTGTTTCTATCGCCCTGTAAAATTTCCTCCCTCACTGGATTACCCACCACCACCGTTTTTTTCTGCTTAAACTTTTCCGCCGATTGCGGCAGGGCTAAGGTAATTTTTTTGGCAACCGGAGACATTAATTTATTGGCTAACCCCGGGATAACATCTTGCTGATGGATTAAAGAAGGTACGCCTAAAAACCATCCCGCCCAAACCACCGGCACGGAAACAAAACCGCCGGCCGATAAAATTACCCCCGGCTTTTCGCGGGAGATTATCTCAAGCGATTCAAAAAATCCCGCAAAAATAAAAAAAATGTCCGCGATATTTTGTAAACTAAAATAGCGGCGCCATTTACCGCAATCAATGGTTAAAAATTTTACATTTTCTTTCAAAATAAGCTCTTTCTCGGGTCCATGTTTCGTGCCAATCCAAATAAATTCCGACTGGGGAAATTTTTCTCTAAATTTTTTTACTACGGCCAAAAGCGGAGTCGCCGAACCGGCCGTCCCCCCTCCGGTTAACATTATTTTCATAGATGTAAAAAAATTAAATTATTGGAATTATTATATCTATATTTACTGTAGTCGGTAGACAATAAGCGGTAATCGGCTTATTTCGCTTGCGAAGATATATTAACTAAAATTCCGGCGGCGGCCAAAGAAACAACCATCGAAGAACTGCCGTAGGAAATAAAGGGCAACGGCACGCCGGTCATAGGCATAATTCCTATCATGGAAGCGATATTAACAAATGCCTGCCCGACAATCCAAACTACAATACCCACGGCCACTATGCGGCCGAATAAATCGGGGGCGTTTTGGGCGACTTTAAAGCCGCGATACATAAAAAATAAAAAAGCGCCGACCAGCAGAGCGGCAAAAATAAACCCCAACTCTTCGGCAATAACGGCAAAGATGGAATCCGTGGTGACTTCCGGCAGATACTGGAACTTCTGGCGCGACTGGCCGAACCCTCGGCCCCAAAAACCGCCGGAGCCAATCGCTAAAAACGCTTGATTGATATGGTAGCCGATTCCTTGCGGGTCAAGTTCGGGATTCAAAAAAACCATAAAACGGCTGGCGCGATAAGGCGCTATTTTAACGAGCAACCAAAGGACAACGACGCCAATGCCGCTTAAAAGTATGACATGAGACCAAG is from Patescibacteria group bacterium and encodes:
- a CDS encoding presenilin family intramembrane aspartyl protease; this translates as MVNLKNNHFYLGMGKLRDFLIKYKIVLLAEELLLFLLVFSLGIYFSWRLNLMTVAGTVAVEELSWSGALIYFLLATLAILFLLKFRGGKRILMFFYVLALWGGLEIVLSFWLNNFLSVMAAILLLVIRKFYQKIWLHNLIMVLVLSGIGGSFGNSLNPWTAVLILFILSVYDVVAVYGTKHMVAMAKGLMERGVIIALIIPEKILKWKADLSEIKVGQDFVIMGGGDFALPLILAAAAANFNILNALIVSLFSFVGVIITHFIFVRPQKPTPIPALPPIALLGIAGFFISFFIF
- the murG gene encoding undecaprenyldiphospho-muramoylpentapeptide beta-N-acetylglucosaminyltransferase, whose protein sequence is MKIMLTGGGTAGSATPLLAVVKKFREKFPQSEFIWIGTKHGPEKELILKENVKFLTIDCGKWRRYFSLQNIADIFFIFAGFFESLEIISREKPGVILSAGGFVSVPVVWAGWFLGVPSLIHQQDVIPGLANKLMSPVAKKITLALPQSAEKFKQKKTVVVGNPVREEILQGDRNRGVHFFGLKSDLPTLLILGGGTGALAVNHLVLEALPELIKFCQVIHLTGKGKRIQAGEFENYHAYEFLTGEMAEAYVVADLVVTRAGMGTLTELSRLGKPAVIIPIPDSHQEANAKVFSANGGAILLEQDGLGVSSFVSQIRELLQDKKGLESLSENIKKIIPTNAAEKISEEIIRII
- the ftsW gene encoding putative lipid II flippase FtsW produces the protein MRERRPDYILIATIFGIVAFGLAMLSSASSALSYLNYGDSYFLFKHQLLFGFLFGTAAFIIFSKIDYHFWKKIAFPLLVITIVLLVAVFLPGIGREIKGASRWIFLGTFSFQPSELVKLTFLLYLATWLESRSSRGLADFSYGFMPFFFLLGIIMVLMILQPDVGTMSIIVLYSLAVYFLAGAAWSHVILLSGIGVVVLWLLVKIAPYRASRFMVFLNPELDPQGIGYHINQAFLAIGSGGFWGRGFGQSRQKFQYLPEVTTDSIFAVIAEELGFIFAALLVGAFLFFMYRGFKVAQNAPDLFGRIVAVGIVVWIVGQAFVNIASMIGIMPMTGVPLPFISYGSSSMVVSLAAAGILVNISSQAK